The following nucleotide sequence is from Vibrio sp. VB16.
AGTGCCAGCAGGAAAGTCACCACTCTCATCTGAGAAGGTGCCATCTAACACAAAAATTTCCTCCCCTACAGGATGAGGATGGGATTTAAATTTAGAATCCGCGTCATATTTTACAATGCTGGTGGTGTGTCCCGCTTCTTGTTCCTGTCGTTCAAATGGTTTGCGCCATACGCCGTTGGCCGGGCTTGCTAACCATTCCATTTTCTCAGATTCAATGACCAGTCTCTGGTTGAAGTCCATATTCAACATTGGCTTTAGTCCTTTACTACTCTATTCGTTTGGTAAGCTTAGCTTATTACGAGCGAAAAAAGCACTGTTATTGGAACGGAGTTTTTATTAGAAGAGTGCAAAAATGGTATTAATCTGTTTTGTTAAAGCCAATGTAATCACCACCCAAAGGCAACCCATTGATGCTATGAAGAATAGAACTCGACGTGTTCTACTGGCTTTTTGGCTCATGGCTCCAAACCCGCAAGCAATATAAAGAACGACCATGGCAAGTTTGTAGCTGAGCCACGGAGCTGAAGCGGTGAAAGGGATGAACTTAGTGATAGAAACAAGGGCGATACCACTAGAAAATAGTAGAGTGTCAATAACGTGCGGTAGATGTTTCAGCCATCGTGGCTGAGTTTTTATTTCTGATGCTGCGTAGTAACGAAGAAATCGAAAGACAAATAATGAAATACTGATGGTGACAGTGACAATGTGAAAGGTTTTCACTTCTAGATACATGGTTTTTACCTAGGGCTAGGATGGATAAAGAAATAAAAAGAGCGGAATAACCCGCTCTTTTTATATGCTGTTGTTAATTTGAAGCGGTTTGCGTAATGAGCTTTGATTTACGGTTACTGATCGCAGCGAATATAAGTTTCGTCATGAAGATGCCGATGAATATTCCTCCAATACCGAACAGAATATCGCCTGGCATACGTAACCAAACTAGCATTTCGACCAGTTCGCTATGAATCACGGCTGGAGAACGTGCGTACCAATATCCATGTTCGATGACCGCGAAGAACTGTACGATCCCGACTGGGAACAATGACATAAAGACCATTCCGGCAAGGCCAAAGTTAAGTGTCCAGAAAGACCATTTAAGCCATTTGTCGTCCCACGCTTTGGTATCGCCTGTTAGCCCGCGTACGCAAGTCAACATCAAACCAATACCCAACATTCCGTACACACCCATAAAGGCACCATGTGCGTGTGTTGCTGTGGTGTTCAAACCTTGTATAAAGTAGAGCGCGATAGGTGGATTGATTAAGAACCCAA
It contains:
- a CDS encoding SirB2 family protein; translated protein: MYLEVKTFHIVTVTISISLFVFRFLRYYAASEIKTQPRWLKHLPHVIDTLLFSSGIALVSITKFIPFTASAPWLSYKLAMVVLYIACGFGAMSQKASRTRRVLFFIASMGCLWVVITLALTKQINTIFALF